The segment ATGAACATGACTAATCTATTTCCGAATTATGCTCGCAAAGATTTTGAAATCGTTGAAGGTGTCGGCAGTTATTTGACAGACGACCAAGACCGACGCTATTTGGATTTTACCAGCGGGATCGGTGTCGTCAATTTGGGATACGGCAATGAGGCTGTGGAGGACGCCTTGATCAGACAGGCGAAACGTTTGATGCACACCCCGAATCTTTATCAAAATCAACTCCAAGAAACTGTTGCCCATGTTTTGGGAAAAGAAAATTATTCTGCCTATTTTTGTAATAGCGGTGCTGAAGCAATCGAAGCCGCGATCAAACTAGCTCGTAAAACTACCAATCGATCGAAAATCATTACCTTTGTTCAATCCTTTCACGGTCGAACTTATGGAGCCATGAGCGCCACAGGTCAAGCGGCGGTCCATCAAGGATTTGCTCCTCTTGTACCGGATTTTGTTTATGTGGATTACAACGATAGGGATGGGATCGACCAGCAGATGGATCAAAATACAGCCGCAGTCATAGTAGAAGTCATCCAAGGAGAAGGCGGGATCATTTTAGCGGAGAAAGAGTGGCTGCAAGAGATCGAAAAACGTTGCCGTGAAACCGGAAGTCTGCTGATCATAGACGAGATCCAAACTGGTATGGGACGGACTGGCAGTCTCTATGCTTTCCAACAAATGGATATTGAACCGGATATCT is part of the Enterococcus mediterraneensis genome and harbors:
- a CDS encoding acetylornithine transaminase, coding for MTNLFPNYARKDFEIVEGVGSYLTDDQDRRYLDFTSGIGVVNLGYGNEAVEDALIRQAKRLMHTPNLYQNQLQETVAHVLGKENYSAYFCNSGAEAIEAAIKLARKTTNRSKIITFVQSFHGRTYGAMSATGQAAVHQGFAPLVPDFVYVDYNDRDGIDQQMDQNTAAVIVEVIQGEGGIILAEKEWLQEIEKRCRETGSLLIIDEIQTGMGRTGSLYAFQQMDIEPDIFTLAKGLGNGFPVGAMLGKQELGKHFGPGSHGTTFGGNKMAMAVAAEVVRQIDQSEFLEDVQKKGTYLLEALKKIDSSKIKEVRGRGLMIGIELQQEFSVEDIIKDLEKAGLLTLKAGQNVLRLLPPLTISMKEIDEGIEKIKKVF